The region AGAAGATCGCCGGGCGCGCGCTGGCCGTCTGAACGGCCTCAGTTCACGACCAGATCCGTGTACTCGGGGTGCTTCTCGATGTACGCGGCGACGAACCAGCACCGGGGCGCGACCTTCAGGCCGCGCTCCCGCACGTCGTCCAGCGCGGCCTTCGCCAGCTTCCCGCCGATGCCCCGGCCCTCGAACTGCGGCTCCACCACGGTGTGCGGCATGACGGCCACGCCGTCCTGCACGGTGTAGGCCAGGATGCCCGCCAGGGCCCCGCCTATCCGCGCTTCGTAACGCTTGCGCTCCTTGTTGTCGAGCACCGTGACCTCGTCGCTCACAACCCGCCTCCGGTTCCCTCTACGATCTTCAGTAGTGTTCGCATGAGCGTAACCGGGACGGCGTCTATGCCCGTCTTTCGTGCCCGTCGGGCTGCAGGAGGCAGAAGTGACAGTGGACGGCGTGGGGCTCCGGATTCACCCCGAAGTGATCGAGGCGCTGGAGTCGGACACCCCGGTCGTGGCGCTGGAGTCGACGATCATCAGCCACGGGCTGCCGCGTCCGGACAACCTGCGGGTGGCGCGCGAGATCGAGCAGACCGTGCGCGACAGCGGCGGGGTGCCGGCCACCATCGCGGTGGTCGAGGGCAAGCCGTGCGTCGGGTTGTACGACGAGGAGCTGCGGCTGATCGCCGAGTCCGACGACGTCGTCAAGCTCGGCGTGCGCGACCTGGGCGTGGCCGCGGCCAAGGGGCTGCACGGCGCGACGACCGTGGCGGCCACCGCCTCTTTGGCGGCTCAGGCCGATATCGACGTCTTCGCCACCGGGGGCCTGGGCGGCGTGCACCGGCAGGCGCGCGACACCTGGGACGAGTCCGCGGACCTGACCGCGCTGTCCCGGATCCCGATGGCGGTGGTGTGCGCCGGCGTGAAGTCGATCCTGGACGTGCCGGCGACGCTGGAGCGCCTGGAGACCCTGAACGTCCCGGTGTTCGGCTACCGCACCACCCAGTTCCCCGGCTTCTACCTCGCCGACTCCGGCCACGCGCTGGAGTGGAGCTTCGACTTCGCCGAGGAGGTCGCCGAGGCGGTGCTGCAGCACTGGCAGCTGGCCTGGCCGGCGGTGTCCAGCGGCGTGCTGATCGCCAACCCGATCCCGGTCGAGGAGCAGCTGGACCCGGCACTGCACGACCGGATCCTGAACGAGGCGCTGGCCGCGGCGGAGAAGGAAGGGATCGCCGGCAAGGACGTCACGCCGTTCCTGCTGGAGTTCTTCCACCGCGAGACCGGCGGGGAGTCGCTGCGCGCGAACGTGCTGCTCGTCAAGCGCAACGCCGAGCTCGCCACCCGGATCGCGGCGGAGATCATCAGCGCCGCGCCGAACCAGTAGCAGCGGACGGCACGGTGCCCATGGCAGCGGCGGCGCCGATCCTGGTGATCGGCGACCTGATGGTGGACGTCGTGGCGCGCCTGGACGGGCCGCTGGTGGCGGCCTCGGACAGCCCCGGGCGCATCGCGATGCGCGGCGGCGGCTCGGCGGCCAACACGGCCTGCTGGCTGGCCGCCACCGGGGCCGAGGCGCTGTTCGTGGGCTGCGTCGGCGACGACCTGCCCGGCCGCGAGGCCGCCGAAGCGCTGCACACGGCCGGGGTCCGCACCGTGCTGAAGGTGGACCCCTCCCGCCCCACCGGCACGGTGGTGGTCCTGGTCGACCCCACCGGCGAGCGCACGATGGTCCCCGACCCCGGCGCCAACTGCGCGCTCACCCCGATGGACCTGCCGAAGGACGAGTTCGTCCCGGGCCGGCACCTGCACCTGTCCGGCTACACGATCCTGAACCCGGCCAGCCGCGCCGCCGGCGTCGCGGCCCTGGACCTGGCCCGCCGCCGCGGCATGACCACCTCGGTGGACGTGGCCTCGGCCGGCCCGCTGGCCGCGGTCGGCCCGGACCGCTTCCTGGACTGGATCGGCGACCCGTTCATGCTGATCGCCAACCGCGACGAGGCCGCGGTCCTGACCGGCATCGACGACGACCCGGTGGCCGCCACCAGGGCCCTGACGGAGCTGTGCGACCAGGTGGTGGTCAAGCTCGGCGCCGACGGTGTGGTCCGCCACGACGCCCTGTTCGACCGCACCATCCGGGTCCCGGCCGAGCGGCTGGCGCCGGGACAGCTGATCGACACCACCGGCGCCGGCGACGCCTTCGCGGCCGGCTACCTGGCCGCGTGGATGCGGGACGAGGACCCGGAGGAGGCGCTGGCGGCCGGGTGCCGGCTGGCGGCGCGGGTGATCCGGCGGGTGGGCGGGCGCCCTTAGGGGACTGGCATCCTTGAGCCGGTGTCCTTCCTCCAGCTGACCGCGATCATCGTCGACGACTACGACGAGGCGATCGACTTCTTCACCCGCGCCCTGGGCTTCGAACTTGCCGAGGACTCGCCGTCGACCACCAATGACGGCCGCCCCAAGCGCTGGGTCGTCGTCCGTCCGCCCGGCGGCCAGACCGGTTTGCTGCTCGCCCGCGCGGACGGGGAGCGGCAGACTGCTGCGGTCGGCGAGCAGTACGCCGGCCGGGTCGGGCTGTTCCTGCAGGTCGATGATTTCGACGCAGGCTACGCGCGGATGCTGGCCGAGGGCGTCGAGTTCGTCGGCGAGCCGCGGAGCGAGGCGTATGGACGGGTCGTGGTCTTCCGTGACATCGCCGGGAACCGCTGGGATCTGTTGGGTCCGGCGGCAGTCTGACGCGCCGGAGTCCTCAGCTCGTGCCAGGCAGCAACGGCCTCATGAAGCTGCGCTCGTACCGCAGCACACAGCCGCTCTCGTCCCTGATCTTGTCGGCGGCGATGAAATCGGGATGGTGGCCGAACAGCTTCCGGTACTCCTCGTACGCCGCGAGGCTCGGGAAGCTGAACAAAGCCAGGGCTTTGTCGCTCGCGCCCTCGGCGGGCAGGAAGTAGCCGTGATGCGTTCCGCCGTGGGCGTCGACCAGCTCCATCCAGCGGGTCGCGAACTTCTCGAAGGCGTCGGTCTTCTGCGGATCGATGACGTACTCGACTACACAGGTGATCATGTTTCCAACGTAACCAGCGCAGGCGTTTCTAATCGGACTCGCCGACGTGGAACTCCTTGCGGGCCGCCACGAACGTCGACACCGTCCAGCACACCGCCGTCGCCGCGACCACCAGTACCGCCGGCAGCAACGGCAGCCGCGCGCCCCGGTCGCTCGGGGTGATGCCGCGGATGGCGGCGTTGACCGGGGAGCCGGCGGCGACCAGCACGGTGATCGCCAGGATGCCCGCGACGGGGATGGCCCAGGAGGCGCGCACCAGGATCGGCGGGTTGCACAGGGCGCCGACCGCGCTGCCGGCCACGGCGCACAGCACCATCGTCAGCAGGCCCGCAGCCAGGGCGGTCGTGGGACGGACGGTGCCGACCGCGGACACCATCGCCGCCGCGCCGCCCGCGGCCAGGACCAGGCCCCCGATCGCCGCCGCCGCCAGCGCCGCGAGGCGCGGGCGGCGCGGGCCCACGGCGCCGGCCACGCAGTGCCGCGCCGCCTCGGGTTCGGCGGTCAGGGCGGCGCGCGTCAGCCAGGCCACGGAGGGGACCAGGCCGGCTCCGGCATAGCCGAGCGCTTCGCCGATTTTCGCCGAACCCTGTGTTCCGATGCTCACGATCGCGGCATAGAAGATCGTCGCCGGGAGCCAGCGTCCGGAGCGCATGAGGAGCGCCGCGTAGTAGCGGATCAGCGCGGGCATCAGGACTCAGGCCTCCTTGGCCGCGCGGATTTGAGCGCCGGCCTGGGATACAGCGACGATGTGTACCTCGGGGCCGAGGGCCAGAAGACGTCTCAGGACCTCGTCCGAATGCGCCGCGTCGACCACGATCCGGTGCCCGCCGGTGATGACCCCGGGCTCCGGAGACTTTGGAAGCGCCGAAAGTGCCGAAAGTGCCGAAGACTCCGGAAGCCCTGGAAGGCTCGGCAGCAGTTCGGCCAGCGAGACCGTGCCCGGGATTCCCGTCACCTCGATCGCCGTCCGGTCGGTCGCGACCGCCTGCTGCGAAGCGTGCAGCGCCGCGTCCCGCACCAGCCACCGCTCGTCCGTGGTGTCGGCCAGCCGCGCCGGATCGTGGTCGACGAACACCACGCAGGCCCCGTCCTCGGCCCGCTCCCGCACCACCGCCGCCAGTTCCTCGCGCGCGGCGGTGTCCAGGCCGGTCCAGGCCTCGTCGAGGACCAGCAGCCGCGGATCGCCGAGCAGCGCCTGCGTCACCGCGATCTTCTGCGAGGTCCCCTTCGACAGCTCCTTCATCGCGGTTCCGGCGAACTGCTCCGCCCCGAACCGCTCCAGCCATCGCGAGCCCTGAGACGCCGGGACGCCGCGCATCCGCGCGTGGTGCCGCAGGTACTGCTCCGTGGTGAAGGGCAGCGCCGAGGGAAAACGTTCCGGCACGTATCCCGTCGAGGGCCGCTCGCTCACCGTGCCGCGGGACGGCTCCGCGATCCCCGCGATCACCCGCAGCAGCGTCGATTTCCCGCTGCCGTTGTGGCCCTGGATCCGCACGACCCGTCCGGGCCGCAATTCCAGCCGCACATCACGCAGCACCCACGGTCCGCCGATCCGGTACCGCTTGCCGATCCCGTCGAGAAGCACGGATCCAGTGTGCCCGCATCACCGTTCGCTGCGCTGTTCGCAAAGCCCTGCCAAGGTGCCCGCGGCGAGCGCCGGCGAGTCCGTTTCGCTACACCACCAGCCGCAGATGGCGCTCGGCCGCCCGGATCCGGACCGTCTGCCCCCAGCCCAGGGCCAGCCGGTCGGCCTCGATCCCGTCGCCGAACACCACCAGCGACTCGCCCTCGATCCGGACCGTGAGCTCCTGTCCGTCCGGAAGCAGTCCTTCCGTCAGCGAAGCCCCGGTCGTGGGGGAGGGCCACGCCTCCCGCACGAACCACCCCAGCTCCGGGTCCGTCGGCCCCGGCAGCGTGATCTGCCGGGCCCGCTGCCGGGCGATCGACAGCAGCCAGCCGGTGGCGCCGGTCCCGGAGCCGACCAGCAGCCCCGAGGAGGAGTGGTGCTCCTCCTCGCCCGCGGGCGTGCTCAGCAGGTACCGCGCGGACTGGTGCCCGGAGTGGCCGAGGTAGACCTCGTTCAGGGCCAGCAGCGACTCCCCGTCGTCGGTGGCGGCCGAGACCATGGTGCGGGACTCGAAGCGGGCCTTGCCGGCGCCGATCCCGGCGAGCAGCGGCTCGAAGTCCTTGGGGGAGTGGCGGACCAGGACCCCCATGTTGCGTCCCGGGTCCGGATCGATCCCGATCACCGGCTGGCCGGCCAGGTACTTCGCGGTGTTGGCGACCAGGCCGTCCTGGCCGACCACCACCACGACGTCCTCCGGCTCGAACAGGAACCGCGGGAGGTCGGAGCGTTCGACGGTCCCGCGGCGCCACTCCCTGGGGATGGCAGCGGAGACCGCCTGGACCGCGCCGCTGAGCATGTCGTGCCGCTTCTTCACCGAGGACAGCGAGACCCCGCGGCGCTTCTGGACGAACTCCGCCTGCCCCCAGGTGCCCTGCTCGGCGACGATCTCGTCCCGCTCGCTGTGCCGGTGGACGACGACCACCCGCGGTGCCACGGACACGGCTCAGGACTCCCCGCCGTGCGCCCCGGCGCCGGCCGGGCCGTTCGCCAGCTTGGACAGCAGCCCGGTCACCACGTCCGGGGTCAGGTTCACCGTCCCGATCTCCGGCAGCTGGCCGGCGAACTCGCGCAGCGCCAGCGCGAACAGCACGTTCCGGTCCAGCCCGGCGTACGCCGCCAGCTTCGCCGCCTCGTTCTCGGCCTGGGCCGCGCCGACCGCGCGCAGGTCCTCGACGTTCGCCGAGGAGCGGGTCCGCAGCGCGTCGGCGTCCGCCTCGGCGACGATCCGGGCCCGCTCGGCGTTGGACGCCGTGGCGATCCGGGCGCGGTCGGCCTCGCCCTCGGCCGCGATGCGGGCGCGGTCCGCGTCGCCCTCGGCGGCGATCCGCGCCGCGGCCGCCTGCTCGGTCGCCCTGCGCCGCGCGTTGGCGCCCTCCTGCGCGACCAGCTGCTCCTCGCGCGTGGCCAGCTCGATCTTGCTCTGCAGCTCGTTCTCGGTGATCGCGCGCTCGCGCTCGACGGCCAACGCCCGGCGCTCGAACCCGGCGCGGTCCGCCTCCTGCTGGATCAACTCCCGGGTCGGGGTGCGCAGCGCGCGCTCCACGTCCGCCTCCGGCTTCACCGCGACCACGCGGACGCCGAGCACGCCGATGCCGGTCTCGGCCAGGCGCTCGTCGGCGGCCAGGCCGGTGGTGACCCGCTCCTGGACCGCCGCGGTGCCCGAGGCCAGCGTGTCGGCCAGCTCCAGGGTGGCGACCAGGGTCAGCGCGTGCTGCTGGGCCAGTTCCGTGAGCAGGGTGGCGACCTGCTCCAGCGGGGTGGTGCGCCACTGGCCGGAGACCGGGTCCACCGAGAAGTCCAGACGGCGGGTGGCCACCGTCGGGTCGACGAAGCGGTAGGTCATCGAGGCCTGGACGGTGACGTCCTGGAAGTCCTTGGTGCGCGCGTGGAACAGCATCGGCAGCTCGCGGTCGTCCACCGGCACCTCGGCCAGCACCGCGGTCAGCGGCCGGAACCAGAACGCCTGGCCGGTGCCCTCGTGCGCGACCTCGCCGCGCCGCAGGTGCACCACGTGGTTGGTCGGGCTGCCCCGGAAGTGGCTCCAGAAAAGCCGCCTGGTGATGTCCGCCATTTCTCCCCCTGCACATCGAAGCGTGGAACGATGCTGCGACGCTAGCCCGTCGCCACCCTTATCGTCAAGTTGACGAGATATGATGGACATCGCAATGTCCGCATACTCGACCCACAGGCCCGCGCGACGCCCCGACCTGCGGGTGATCATTCCGACGGGTGACATCGGCCCGACTATCGGCTAAGAATCCTCAAGTCCGCCCGCGGTGCGGCCGACGACAACAACATGAGCATTCCTACACACATGACCGGGACCGCCGCGCCCGTCGACACCCTTCCCGCCCCGAACCCCGTCGCCAACACGCTGGCGGCGGCCGCCGGCGGCTCCATCGGCGACTCCTACCTGTCCCTGCGCGCCGGCACCCAGGCCCGCGGCCTGCACGGCCAGCTGGTCCAGCAGCTCGGCCGGATGATCGTGGCCGGCGAGCTCGGCGCGGACCGGCCGCTGGTGCCCGAGGAGATCGGCCGCCGCTTCGAGGTCTCGCGCACCGTGGTCCGGGAGTCGCTGCGGGTGCTGGAGGCCAAGGGCATGGTGACCGCCCGGCCCAACGTCGGGACCCGGATCCGGCCGGTCCCGGAGTGGAACCTGCTGGACCCGGACGTGATCGAGTGGCGCGCGGCGGGCGTGGCGGGCCTGGACCAGTGCCGCGAGCTGGCCGAGCTGCGCTGCGCGTTCGAGCCGCTGGCCGCGCAGCTGGCCTCGGGCCGGCTCTCCGAGGCCGCCGCGGTCCGGCTCTCGGAGCTGGCCGTGCTGCTCAAGCAGGCCGCCGCCAACGGCGACCAGCCCGGCTACGCCAAGATCGACGGGGAGTTCCACGCGCTGCTGGTCGCCGAGTGCCCGAACCGGATGGTGGAGCACCTGGCGCGGGTGGTGACCGGGGCCGCCGAGAGCGCGGGCATGCGGCGCCGCTCCTGCGGGCCGATGAGCGACGGCGGCGCGGCGGCGCACCAGCGGCTGGCCGACGAGATCACGGCCGGCGACGGCGCGGCGGCGGCCAGTGTGATGCGCGCCATGCTCGCGGCGCAGCTGGAGGAGCAGGCTCCGGCCTACGGCCTGCCCGGACAGCGCGGCCAGTGAACAGCCGGTGATCGAGCAGATCCGGTAGCGTCACATCAGATCGTGATCAGTGGTGCGGGGCACCGCCGTGTCGGGGGACGCCGAGAGGCGTTCTGGAGGCGGTGCCCGCCGATTACCGGCTAACCGGTGCCGGGGGAATACATCGGCGTGCCACAATGCTATGTCGCGTGCAATGCGGAACGACCGGGTGCGACCGGCCGGATCCGCGGCGCGATCGGAATCTTCCACACGAACCCGACACAGAGCAAGACGGCCCGGACGCGTGAACACCGCGCGGACGGACCGTATCCCGGCTCACGTCGGAAGCGGGTGGTTGCCATCCAGTAGCGAGAGGGTTTTCGTGTCGGCCAGCACTTCCCGTCCACTGCCCGCCGAGATCGCCGAGTCCGCCCACCTCGTGGCGCTCATCGAGCGGGGCAGGGCGCAGGGACACATTGCCGCAGACGAGGTGCGGCAAGCCTTTGAAGAGGCGGACATCCCGATGGCCAAGGCCAAGAGCGTCATGCGGGCCCTGACCACCGTGCTGCACGAGGAGGGCGTGGACCTGACGGTCAACGCCACGCAGAGCGCCGGGGTCGCGCGCAAGCGCGTCGCCGCGGCGAGCAAGACCGCGGCCAAGAAGACGACCACGGCCACCGCGGCCAAGGCGACGACGGTCAAGAAGGCCGCCGCCAAGACCGCGGCCCCGGGTGTCGCGGCCGCCAACGGCGCCTCCGGCGACGAACTGACCGAGGCCGGTTCGGCCGCGGCCAAGAAGGCCGCCGCGGCGAAGAAGACCGCGGCCAAGAAGACGGCCGCCTCCGCGGCCGGCGCCGACGGCGAGTCGGGCACCGGCCCGGCCAAGAAGGCCGCGGCGAAGAAGGGCGCGCCGGCCAAGAAGGCGGCGGGCAAGAAGGGCGACGGCGAGGACGGCGAGGACGCCGAACTCGAGGAAGACGTCGACCTGGAGATCGAAC is a window of Catenulispora sp. MAP5-51 DNA encoding:
- a CDS encoding pseudouridine-5'-phosphate glycosidase; the encoded protein is MTVDGVGLRIHPEVIEALESDTPVVALESTIISHGLPRPDNLRVAREIEQTVRDSGGVPATIAVVEGKPCVGLYDEELRLIAESDDVVKLGVRDLGVAAAKGLHGATTVAATASLAAQADIDVFATGGLGGVHRQARDTWDESADLTALSRIPMAVVCAGVKSILDVPATLERLETLNVPVFGYRTTQFPGFYLADSGHALEWSFDFAEEVAEAVLQHWQLAWPAVSSGVLIANPIPVEEQLDPALHDRILNEALAAAEKEGIAGKDVTPFLLEFFHRETGGESLRANVLLVKRNAELATRIAAEIISAAPNQ
- a CDS encoding NIPSNAP family protein, with translation MITCVVEYVIDPQKTDAFEKFATRWMELVDAHGGTHHGYFLPAEGASDKALALFSFPSLAAYEEYRKLFGHHPDFIAADKIRDESGCVLRYERSFMRPLLPGTS
- a CDS encoding GNAT family N-acetyltransferase, translated to MSDEVTVLDNKERKRYEARIGGALAGILAYTVQDGVAVMPHTVVEPQFEGRGIGGKLAKAALDDVRERGLKVAPRCWFVAAYIEKHPEYTDLVVN
- a CDS encoding SPFH domain-containing protein; the encoded protein is MADITRRLFWSHFRGSPTNHVVHLRRGEVAHEGTGQAFWFRPLTAVLAEVPVDDRELPMLFHARTKDFQDVTVQASMTYRFVDPTVATRRLDFSVDPVSGQWRTTPLEQVATLLTELAQQHALTLVATLELADTLASGTAAVQERVTTGLAADERLAETGIGVLGVRVVAVKPEADVERALRTPTRELIQQEADRAGFERRALAVERERAITENELQSKIELATREEQLVAQEGANARRRATEQAAAARIAAEGDADRARIAAEGEADRARIATASNAERARIVAEADADALRTRSSANVEDLRAVGAAQAENEAAKLAAYAGLDRNVLFALALREFAGQLPEIGTVNLTPDVVTGLLSKLANGPAGAGAHGGES
- a CDS encoding VOC family protein, with amino-acid sequence MSFLQLTAIIVDDYDEAIDFFTRALGFELAEDSPSTTNDGRPKRWVVVRPPGGQTGLLLARADGERQTAAVGEQYAGRVGLFLQVDDFDAGYARMLAEGVEFVGEPRSEAYGRVVVFRDIAGNRWDLLGPAAV
- a CDS encoding ATP-binding cassette domain-containing protein; this translates as MLLDGIGKRYRIGGPWVLRDVRLELRPGRVVRIQGHNGSGKSTLLRVIAGIAEPSRGTVSERPSTGYVPERFPSALPFTTEQYLRHHARMRGVPASQGSRWLERFGAEQFAGTAMKELSKGTSQKIAVTQALLGDPRLLVLDEAWTGLDTAAREELAAVVRERAEDGACVVFVDHDPARLADTTDERWLVRDAALHASQQAVATDRTAIEVTGIPGTVSLAELLPSLPGLPESSALSALSALPKSPEPGVITGGHRIVVDAAHSDEVLRRLLALGPEVHIVAVSQAGAQIRAAKEA
- a CDS encoding carbohydrate kinase family protein is translated as MAAAAPILVIGDLMVDVVARLDGPLVAASDSPGRIAMRGGGSAANTACWLAATGAEALFVGCVGDDLPGREAAEALHTAGVRTVLKVDPSRPTGTVVVLVDPTGERTMVPDPGANCALTPMDLPKDEFVPGRHLHLSGYTILNPASRAAGVAALDLARRRGMTTSVDVASAGPLAAVGPDRFLDWIGDPFMLIANRDEAAVLTGIDDDPVAATRALTELCDQVVVKLGADGVVRHDALFDRTIRVPAERLAPGQLIDTTGAGDAFAAGYLAAWMRDEDPEEALAAGCRLAARVIRRVGGRP
- a CDS encoding FadR/GntR family transcriptional regulator — protein: MSIPTHMTGTAAPVDTLPAPNPVANTLAAAAGGSIGDSYLSLRAGTQARGLHGQLVQQLGRMIVAGELGADRPLVPEEIGRRFEVSRTVVRESLRVLEAKGMVTARPNVGTRIRPVPEWNLLDPDVIEWRAAGVAGLDQCRELAELRCAFEPLAAQLASGRLSEAAAVRLSELAVLLKQAAANGDQPGYAKIDGEFHALLVAECPNRMVEHLARVVTGAAESAGMRRRSCGPMSDGGAAAHQRLADEITAGDGAAAASVMRAMLAAQLEEQAPAYGLPGQRGQ